The Acidianus infernus genome window below encodes:
- a CDS encoding metal-dependent hydrolase has protein sequence MPSLRWLGHAAIELNLQGKKIVIDPFIKNNPTAPVKLSYFDDFDLIAVTHDHYDHLGDTVEIMNKNKKALLFATWDLENYLNKEYNIPWDRMIPANVGGYIEYQGIKLALTQAIHSSEHSDPTGVIISAEGITIYHAGDTGLFEGMKIIGEVFKPDYALLPIGGRFTMDPYQASIAVDMIKPKKGVIPIHYNTWDLIKVDPRDFERYVKEKGYKPIILQPGQSIEL, from the coding sequence ATGCCTTCACTAAGGTGGCTAGGTCACGCGGCAATTGAACTAAATTTACAAGGCAAGAAAATAGTTATAGATCCATTTATAAAGAATAACCCAACAGCTCCAGTTAAGTTATCTTATTTTGATGATTTTGATTTAATAGCCGTAACACACGATCATTACGACCATTTAGGCGATACAGTAGAAATTATGAACAAAAATAAGAAAGCATTACTCTTTGCTACATGGGATTTAGAAAATTACTTGAATAAGGAATACAACATACCGTGGGACAGAATGATACCTGCGAATGTAGGCGGATATATTGAATATCAAGGTATTAAATTAGCGTTAACTCAAGCAATTCACTCCAGTGAACATAGTGATCCTACCGGTGTAATTATTTCAGCTGAAGGAATAACAATTTATCACGCAGGAGATACTGGACTATTTGAAGGTATGAAAATAATTGGTGAGGTCTTTAAGCCTGATTATGCATTACTTCCTATAGGAGGAAGATTTACCATGGATCCATATCAAGCGTCGATAGCAGTAGATATGATAAAACCTAAGAAAGGAGTAATTCCAATTCATTATAATACCTGGGATTTAATCAAAGTAGATCCTAGAGACTTTGAAAGATATGTTAAAGAGAAGGGTTATAAACCAATAATCTTACAACCAGGACAGAGCATAGAGTTGTAA
- a CDS encoding phenylalanine--tRNA ligase subunit alpha, which translates to MLSENEIKIIDFLKKKDNKSAYSTELSSIIPETAVFSLAYLLKDKGYVNVKEEEKEDIILTKEGEERLKEGLPEDNLMNFLKGESKKIQEIAKSFKDFNIALSWAKKKGLVKVDKGEIIPLKSSYISPEYIVLKKISSSQDLSEEDKKYLKELENRGLIEIKKNKVLLLTLLKEPEIRPAITYLTPELLRNKEWTKYELKEYNVEALPPFIPLGKKHYFKEFLEHVKDVMVSLGFKEVKSDFVEMEFYNFDMLFQAQDHPAREIHDSFKVDGKGELSNQSLVKRVKEVHEKWWKYNWNQEVAKSLVLRSQTTATTARVLSTSPNKEIKVFTIGKVFRPDAIDATHLIEFHQLDGLVIEENFNFRELLSTLRAIFSGIGIKEVKFKPAYFPFTEPSVEVYGYIQGLGWVEMAGAGLLRPEVTEPAGVTMPAGAWGLGLDRLAMLFLGIKDIRDLYSDDIEYLRNRKVEY; encoded by the coding sequence ATGTTGAGCGAGAATGAGATTAAAATTATTGATTTTTTAAAAAAGAAGGATAATAAATCCGCTTATTCTACAGAACTCTCATCCATAATACCAGAAACTGCCGTCTTTAGTCTGGCTTATTTATTGAAAGACAAAGGTTATGTAAACGTAAAAGAGGAAGAAAAAGAGGACATCATATTAACTAAAGAGGGAGAAGAAAGATTAAAAGAAGGGCTTCCAGAAGATAATTTAATGAACTTTTTAAAAGGAGAAAGTAAAAAAATACAAGAAATAGCCAAAAGTTTTAAGGATTTTAATATTGCACTTAGCTGGGCTAAGAAGAAGGGACTAGTAAAGGTAGATAAAGGAGAAATTATACCTTTAAAATCGTCTTATATTTCACCAGAATACATCGTTCTTAAGAAGATATCATCTTCTCAGGATCTTTCTGAAGAGGACAAAAAATATTTGAAAGAATTAGAAAATAGAGGGCTAATAGAAATTAAGAAGAATAAGGTGCTATTACTTACTTTACTTAAGGAGCCAGAAATTCGCCCAGCTATTACTTACTTAACTCCAGAATTATTAAGAAATAAAGAATGGACTAAATATGAATTAAAAGAGTACAATGTTGAAGCGTTACCCCCGTTTATTCCCTTGGGGAAGAAGCATTATTTTAAGGAGTTTTTAGAGCACGTTAAAGATGTTATGGTCTCTTTAGGTTTTAAAGAAGTTAAGAGTGACTTTGTAGAAATGGAATTTTATAATTTCGACATGCTATTCCAAGCTCAAGATCATCCTGCTAGGGAAATTCATGATAGCTTTAAGGTTGATGGAAAGGGAGAATTGTCAAACCAAAGTTTAGTAAAGAGAGTAAAAGAAGTTCATGAAAAATGGTGGAAATATAATTGGAATCAAGAGGTCGCAAAGTCCTTAGTTCTAAGGAGCCAAACTACGGCAACTACAGCAAGAGTTCTTTCTACGTCGCCTAATAAAGAGATTAAAGTCTTCACTATAGGTAAAGTATTTAGACCAGATGCAATTGACGCCACGCATTTAATCGAATTTCACCAGTTAGATGGTTTAGTTATAGAAGAGAATTTTAACTTTAGGGAACTCTTGTCTACTCTAAGGGCAATATTTTCTGGGATAGGAATTAAGGAAGTAAAATTTAAGCCAGCATATTTCCCGTTTACAGAACCTAGTGTAGAAGTCTATGGTTATATTCAAGGCTTAGGATGGGTAGAAATGGCTGGAGCAGGTTTATTAAGGCCAGAAGTTACTGAGCCAGCAGGGGTTACAATGCCAGCAGGAGCTTGGGGTCTTGGATTGGATAGGCTAGCTATGCTGTTTTTAGGTATTAAAGATATAAGGGACTTATATTCAGACGATATTGAGTACTTGAGAAATAGAAAGGTGGAATATTAA
- the pheT gene encoding phenylalanine--tRNA ligase subunit beta produces the protein MVNIVLKESRLLNLLGLEEKELNDVLFNLKSEVEKRGEDELEIEINSDRLDMLSPEGIKRAVDGILGRKLGEAKYEVVPTNYQLIIDDVESRPYALAAVVYDVKLDDDRIKELIQFQEKLHCTIGRKRKKVAIGIHDLDKIDGKVIRYSKVPLDYRFIPLNSDKEMSISAVISSTEQGKLYGNISIKDNYSPAILQEDGQVLSIPPVINSNKTKIDSSTKNLFIDVTGTNFDAVAQTLDLLVSNFAEGGSKIGTVKVSRYASSSPLLIHNKLVVKTSDINKRLGLSLSTEEIAKYVRMMRMDANINGDEVEVIVPQYRIDIMTYVDVAEDVAMAYGYKSFSLPQYTSKGIGELLPITRLERAFRDLAIGGGFQEIFTFVLNKSSYLLYNDFVKIQNPITVEYDAVRNSLIWNMLKFLAKNQHARFPIKVFEVGDVVVKSEESDTGYKNDARACLAIMNSRVSYEELQSVVHQILYNLKGKEPRYARQDKDYFIKGRSAKIMFDNNVVGEIGEISPQVLEKFNIENPVVIAEIYLEKLCE, from the coding sequence ATGGTAAATATTGTATTGAAAGAATCAAGATTACTAAACCTTCTTGGATTAGAAGAGAAAGAATTGAACGACGTTTTATTTAACTTAAAGTCTGAAGTTGAAAAAAGAGGAGAAGATGAGCTTGAGATAGAGATAAACTCAGATAGGTTAGATATGCTTAGCCCAGAAGGAATTAAGAGGGCAGTTGATGGAATCCTAGGAAGGAAATTGGGAGAGGCTAAATATGAAGTAGTTCCAACTAATTATCAGCTAATAATAGATGATGTAGAGAGTAGGCCTTATGCTCTTGCTGCAGTAGTTTATGATGTTAAGCTCGATGATGATAGAATAAAGGAATTAATACAGTTTCAAGAGAAATTACATTGTACTATAGGTAGGAAAAGAAAGAAAGTTGCTATAGGTATTCACGATCTAGATAAAATAGATGGGAAGGTAATAAGATACTCGAAGGTCCCTCTAGATTATAGATTCATTCCCTTAAACTCGGATAAGGAGATGAGCATTTCAGCAGTAATATCTTCTACAGAGCAAGGTAAACTTTATGGAAATATATCAATTAAGGACAATTATTCTCCTGCAATATTACAAGAAGATGGCCAAGTACTAAGCATACCGCCCGTAATAAATTCAAATAAGACAAAAATTGATTCTTCTACTAAGAACTTATTCATTGACGTTACTGGAACTAATTTTGACGCTGTTGCCCAGACTTTAGATTTGTTGGTTAGTAATTTTGCTGAAGGAGGAAGCAAGATTGGAACAGTAAAGGTGTCGAGGTACGCTTCTTCCTCTCCACTATTAATTCATAACAAATTAGTAGTAAAGACCTCTGATATAAATAAGAGATTAGGATTAAGCTTATCGACAGAGGAGATAGCTAAGTACGTTAGAATGATGAGAATGGACGCTAATATTAATGGCGATGAGGTAGAGGTAATAGTTCCACAGTATAGAATAGATATAATGACTTACGTGGACGTAGCAGAGGACGTAGCAATGGCTTACGGATATAAAAGCTTTAGCTTGCCTCAATATACTAGTAAAGGAATAGGAGAACTTTTACCGATAACCAGGCTTGAAAGAGCGTTTAGAGACTTAGCAATAGGCGGAGGATTCCAAGAGATTTTCACTTTTGTCCTAAATAAATCATCATACTTGTTATACAATGATTTTGTTAAAATACAAAATCCTATAACTGTTGAATACGACGCTGTAAGAAACTCATTGATCTGGAATATGCTTAAGTTTTTAGCAAAGAATCAACACGCTAGGTTTCCTATTAAAGTATTTGAAGTAGGAGATGTGGTTGTGAAAAGTGAAGAAAGTGATACTGGATATAAAAATGACGCTAGAGCATGTCTTGCGATAATGAATAGTAGAGTCTCTTATGAGGAATTGCAGTCTGTAGTTCATCAAATATTATATAATCTAAAAGGGAAGGAGCCTAGATACGCCAGACAAGATAAAGATTATTTTATTAAAGGTAGGTCTGCCAAAATAATGTTTGACAATAACGTTGTTGGAGAGATAGGTGAGATATCACCACAAGTTTTAGAGAAATTTAATATTGAAAATCCTGTAGTTATAGCAGAAATTTACTTGGAAAAATTGTGTGAGTAA
- a CDS encoding alpha/beta fold hydrolase, which produces MFVILDDAKIYYEIRGEGKPVILIHHLAGSYKSWSDIAYQLSQKFTVISYDLRGHGRSSILPYEYRIEDHSKDLKGLIEYLRLDSPIIIGHSLGTLVAIEYALRNVVDKLILIGALYKAPNPEPYEKYVSVALNFGMEALAEYRKTIGDFADSLVLNPVAWRKLLEVYNENNPLGYKYAVEGLLRARDYSKDLNKIDIKGGTLVIYGSEDKLKQNLNTMLTIPNSSYRILNGYGHFLNFEAPDELYASIIDFLVGNS; this is translated from the coding sequence ATGTTTGTAATCTTAGATGATGCTAAAATTTATTATGAAATAAGAGGCGAAGGTAAACCAGTTATTTTAATTCACCATCTAGCAGGATCTTACAAAAGTTGGTCTGATATTGCTTATCAGCTATCGCAAAAATTTACGGTAATATCTTATGATCTTAGAGGGCACGGAAGGTCTTCCATTTTGCCATATGAGTATAGGATTGAAGATCATTCTAAAGATCTGAAAGGATTAATAGAATATCTTAGGCTAGATAGTCCAATTATTATTGGCCATTCTTTAGGAACTTTAGTTGCAATTGAATATGCTTTAAGAAACGTAGTTGATAAATTAATATTAATAGGAGCCTTATATAAGGCTCCTAATCCAGAGCCCTATGAGAAATACGTTTCAGTCGCTCTTAACTTTGGAATGGAAGCGTTAGCGGAATATAGGAAAACTATAGGAGATTTTGCTGATTCTTTAGTTCTGAATCCTGTGGCTTGGAGAAAGCTTTTAGAAGTGTATAATGAAAACAATCCGCTAGGATATAAATACGCAGTAGAAGGATTATTGCGTGCCAGAGACTATTCTAAAGATCTTAACAAGATTGATATAAAAGGCGGAACTTTAGTGATTTATGGCAGTGAGGATAAATTAAAACAGAATTTAAATACAATGCTAACTATTCCTAACTCTAGCTATAGAATTCTTAATGGATATGGTCATTTCTTAAATTTTGAAGCTCCAGACGAGCTATACGCATCAATTATTGATTTTCTTGTTGGGAATTCTTAA
- a CDS encoding nicotinamide mononucleotide deamidase-related protein, producing the protein MRTYPAEILTIGNEILSGRTVNTNASHIARRLTSLGFTVRRITVVMDELDEISQGFKEAIQRNPRVIISTGGLGPTYDDKTAEGLSLALGRKLVINQKALEEIENKYKQLGLQLTEERRKMAMMPEGSIAVENSKGIAPGIYIEYNGIEILATPGVPREMEDILETFIKKYLKTKPEVKYVEETIYADKVMESVLAPYVRQLVKKYDLYIKTHPKGYELSNPSLEIQIAGSSEDEGEIRKRINACIKELEEYIKNLGGIIKNSQQENQ; encoded by the coding sequence ATGAGAACATATCCAGCAGAAATCTTAACCATAGGCAATGAAATACTTAGCGGAAGAACAGTTAATACTAATGCATCACATATTGCAAGAAGATTAACTTCACTCGGTTTTACAGTAAGGAGGATAACGGTGGTGATGGATGAACTTGACGAAATCTCTCAAGGTTTTAAGGAGGCTATACAGAGGAATCCAAGAGTAATAATATCAACTGGAGGATTGGGACCAACCTATGACGATAAGACTGCGGAAGGATTAAGCTTAGCATTAGGAAGAAAATTGGTAATAAACCAGAAAGCTCTAGAGGAAATAGAAAATAAATATAAACAACTTGGATTGCAACTAACAGAAGAAAGAAGAAAAATGGCCATGATGCCAGAAGGTTCAATTGCTGTAGAAAACTCTAAGGGTATAGCACCCGGCATATACATAGAATATAACGGTATAGAAATATTAGCTACCCCAGGAGTACCAAGAGAAATGGAAGATATCCTAGAGACGTTTATTAAAAAATACTTAAAGACAAAACCAGAAGTAAAATACGTGGAGGAAACAATTTATGCAGATAAGGTAATGGAGTCAGTATTAGCTCCTTATGTTAGACAATTGGTAAAGAAGTACGACCTATACATAAAAACTCATCCTAAAGGCTACGAACTAAGTAATCCGTCACTTGAAATTCAGATAGCAGGAAGTAGCGAAGATGAGGGAGAGATAAGGAAAAGGATAAACGCTTGCATAAAAGAACTTGAAGAGTACATAAAAAATCTTGGCGGAATTATTAAGAATTCCCAACAAGAAAATCAATAA
- a CDS encoding PLP-dependent aminotransferase family protein, whose translation MAKWSKFLSKDTALLKTSEIRDLLKLTEGKNVISLAGGLPDPSTFPAEDIKNITDYVLQNYASRALQYSATAGIPELRKELVNLSSQRGITGINENNIFVTVGSQEALFILFNIFVDPGDHVFVEMPSYLAALNILRARNPQFHGIPLTEKGPDLDKFEEELRRLKAEGKSPKLLYIIPTAQNPGGTTLDMEGRKRVLELASQYDFLIVEDDAYGFLVFEGESPAPIKALDKEGRVIYTGTFSKILAPGFRLGWIVADEEIIHNVELYKQNVDLHTPSFTQFIAAEAIKRNVIQNNIPKVRQLYREKRDVMLQAIEEYFPKDASWSKPVGGMFVFAWLPEKIDALNMLPKALERGVAYVPGSSFYYDYSGRNTMRLNFSFPPKEKLVEGIRILGQVIKEELA comes from the coding sequence ATGGCTAAATGGTCGAAGTTTCTTTCTAAAGATACAGCATTATTAAAAACTTCTGAGATAAGAGATTTATTGAAGCTCACTGAAGGAAAGAATGTAATTAGCTTAGCAGGAGGCTTACCAGATCCATCAACTTTCCCTGCAGAAGATATAAAGAATATAACTGACTATGTATTACAAAATTATGCTTCTCGTGCCCTGCAATATTCTGCAACTGCTGGAATACCGGAATTAAGAAAGGAACTTGTAAACCTTTCATCCCAAAGAGGGATTACCGGAATAAATGAGAATAATATATTTGTAACAGTAGGTAGTCAAGAAGCTTTATTTATATTATTTAACATCTTTGTTGACCCTGGAGATCATGTATTTGTAGAAATGCCAAGTTATTTGGCGGCTTTAAACATTTTAAGAGCTAGAAATCCTCAATTTCACGGAATTCCGCTAACGGAAAAAGGTCCAGATTTAGATAAGTTTGAAGAAGAATTGAGGAGACTAAAAGCTGAAGGTAAATCTCCAAAATTGCTTTATATAATTCCCACAGCACAAAACCCTGGAGGTACTACATTAGATATGGAAGGTAGGAAAAGAGTATTAGAATTAGCTTCTCAATATGATTTTCTAATAGTAGAAGACGACGCTTATGGATTTTTAGTGTTTGAAGGCGAAAGTCCTGCACCTATTAAGGCCTTAGATAAAGAGGGTAGAGTAATCTATACTGGAACTTTTAGTAAAATTTTAGCCCCAGGCTTTAGATTGGGGTGGATAGTAGCTGATGAGGAAATAATACATAACGTTGAGTTATATAAGCAAAATGTAGATTTGCATACTCCAAGTTTTACTCAATTTATAGCAGCTGAGGCTATAAAGAGGAATGTAATCCAGAACAATATTCCAAAAGTTAGGCAACTTTATAGAGAGAAGAGAGACGTTATGTTACAAGCTATAGAGGAATACTTCCCTAAGGATGCCAGCTGGTCTAAGCCAGTGGGTGGAATGTTTGTATTCGCCTGGTTACCTGAAAAAATAGATGCATTAAATATGCTGCCTAAAGCTTTAGAAAGAGGAGTAGCTTATGTCCCTGGCTCGAGTTTCTATTATGACTATAGTGGAAGAAATACTATGAGGCTTAATTTTAGCTTCCCGCCTAAGGAGAAACTAGTTGAAGGAATTAGAATCCTAGGTCAAGTTATCAAAGAGGAATTAGCGTAA
- a CDS encoding zinc-binding alcohol dehydrogenase family protein — translation MISIIFNQGIIPKDVVERPINNDFVLVSPDKVLLTFIENSVYLGLLWVRPWTILGSIGIGKIEAVGVDVDSTLQGKNVLVLPYSRKYGGIGTEIDGLLTEKAVIPDDAIVTLPEKFNDKVLLYPFVSIATQIVDLVKGEKVLIIGSGLLGLLTYQYLLDNSVDVSIYTDISGKKIQGVKEVKNLEEGKWDIVILSTMRGWARYIAERLITEEGRIIVPVFMNTWPPTLPSRSIKIYPKKMDGLLQKTEKISDKFFSENIAYSDDILSSIPTPKNGVIVNVKKALASYANSSLIT, via the coding sequence ATGATATCAATTATATTTAACCAAGGTATTATTCCTAAGGACGTTGTTGAAAGGCCTATAAATAACGATTTTGTATTGGTATCACCAGATAAAGTATTACTAACGTTTATTGAAAATTCTGTATATCTAGGATTATTATGGGTAAGACCTTGGACAATACTGGGCAGTATTGGAATAGGTAAAATAGAAGCGGTAGGAGTAGATGTAGACTCGACTTTACAAGGTAAGAACGTTCTAGTCTTACCTTATTCTAGAAAATATGGAGGAATAGGAACAGAGATTGATGGATTATTAACTGAAAAAGCAGTAATTCCAGACGATGCAATAGTAACTCTTCCTGAAAAATTCAACGATAAAGTTCTTCTTTATCCTTTTGTCTCAATAGCAACGCAAATAGTGGACCTAGTAAAAGGAGAGAAAGTACTAATAATAGGTTCTGGTTTACTAGGATTATTAACTTACCAATATTTATTGGATAATTCCGTAGACGTCAGTATATATACTGACATCTCAGGTAAAAAAATTCAAGGAGTAAAGGAGGTTAAAAATTTAGAAGAAGGAAAATGGGATATAGTAATATTATCAACTATGAGAGGTTGGGCAAGATATATTGCTGAAAGGTTAATTACTGAAGAAGGAAGAATTATAGTCCCAGTTTTTATGAACACTTGGCCACCAACTTTGCCTTCTAGATCAATTAAAATATATCCTAAGAAAATGGACGGACTACTTCAAAAAACTGAGAAAATTTCGGATAAATTCTTTAGCGAAAACATAGCATATTCCGACGATATTTTATCTAGTATTCCAACTCCAAAAAACGGTGTTATAGTAAACGTTAAAAAAGCTTTAGCTAGTTACGCTAATTCCTCTTTGATAACTTGA
- a CDS encoding helix-turn-helix domain-containing protein codes for MKAIHNLSKEARQEIINILLEKRSRKELAEELGITPAAIVKFTKGLTHPSDDTILKALEIASDDEKEKIVNIILNDLVNSVIEVFSEYPNVTTEKIDELKKILDEIEGRKLLASSGFI; via the coding sequence ATGAAGGCTATACATAATCTAAGTAAAGAAGCTAGGCAGGAAATAATTAATATATTGCTAGAAAAAAGATCTAGAAAAGAACTTGCAGAGGAATTAGGAATAACTCCTGCTGCAATAGTTAAGTTTACTAAAGGTTTAACTCACCCAAGTGATGATACTATTTTAAAAGCCCTTGAAATAGCAAGTGATGATGAAAAAGAGAAAATAGTTAATATAATCTTAAACGACCTTGTAAATAGTGTGATAGAAGTATTTTCCGAATATCCTAACGTAACCACAGAAAAAATTGACGAACTTAAAAAAATTTTAGATGAAATAGAAGGCAGAAAATTATTGGCTTCTTCTGGGTTCATATAG
- a CDS encoding DUF2192 domain-containing protein produces MVKEIYKGRIKVITDLWGKILDEWESLNRDSLISLVQKIYEDNKIKPFRGFKSTNLYEKELISVYVVGKEGLGLFNDYKQVFDKLFSMEENYENIANLILNSPEEAFKKANEDKDLLARALRLIFVEVIFSFADESKLIDALRRLDSSTNDAIKHTAKSFSRFYTAFKLAEGIAEGSIRDKMNYIAMKKAISINIGIEYPLPKANYVALISQEVFNVKPKLIKKILEVSAKT; encoded by the coding sequence ATGGTTAAAGAGATTTACAAGGGCAGGATAAAAGTAATTACTGATCTATGGGGAAAAATACTTGATGAGTGGGAAAGTTTAAATAGAGACTCGTTAATTTCTTTAGTTCAGAAAATTTATGAAGACAATAAGATAAAACCTTTCAGAGGATTTAAATCTACCAATCTTTACGAAAAAGAATTAATATCAGTTTACGTAGTTGGGAAAGAGGGACTTGGTCTATTTAATGACTATAAACAAGTTTTTGATAAATTATTCTCTATGGAGGAAAATTATGAGAATATAGCTAATTTAATATTAAATTCCCCAGAAGAGGCTTTCAAAAAAGCTAACGAAGATAAAGATTTATTGGCAAGAGCGTTAAGGCTAATTTTTGTTGAAGTTATCTTCTCATTTGCAGATGAAAGCAAGCTTATAGATGCTTTAAGGAGACTTGACTCAAGCACTAACGATGCAATAAAACATACTGCTAAAAGTTTTTCTAGATTTTATACAGCATTTAAATTAGCTGAAGGCATAGCCGAAGGTAGTATTAGAGATAAAATGAATTATATTGCAATGAAGAAGGCGATATCAATAAATATAGGAATTGAGTATCCTTTACCTAAGGCTAATTATGTAGCACTGATCTCTCAAGAAGTTTTCAATGTTAAACCTAAGTTAATTAAGAAGATTCTAGAAGTTTCAGCTAAAACATAG
- a CDS encoding CBS domain-containing protein, translated as MQNLSSTQREILLALVELYNKGKKMIKSKEVADMIGKDEGTVRNIILGLKVLGLVESKPGPNGGYIPTLKAYEFIKNPSISPILDKLSLYRGNVETDIKIENIELLDITNPSGNKVILKVTGDLRKIRPGDPVRLGPTPYSRLVIDGVVINADDSRKEVLIDVKRMISVPKEKVKNIIGRRLITLKPDMTLKEASMILYKEGIRGAPVLGEGEKVLGIITTADIIKAFFEGKYDAKVSDYMKTDVITIREEEDVLEAIRKMVIYNVGRLLVVDSMQRVIGIVTRTDILKSIAGLELLWGV; from the coding sequence ATGCAGAATTTATCATCTACTCAAAGGGAAATTTTGCTAGCATTAGTAGAATTATACAATAAAGGAAAGAAGATGATAAAGAGTAAAGAAGTTGCTGACATGATAGGCAAAGATGAAGGCACTGTTAGAAATATAATTTTAGGCCTTAAAGTGCTTGGGCTTGTTGAATCAAAACCGGGTCCTAATGGAGGATATATTCCAACGTTAAAAGCTTATGAATTTATTAAAAATCCATCAATTTCTCCTATTCTTGATAAATTAAGTTTATATAGAGGGAATGTCGAAACTGACATTAAAATTGAGAATATTGAGCTTCTTGACATTACTAATCCTTCTGGGAATAAAGTTATTCTTAAAGTCACTGGAGACTTAAGGAAAATTAGGCCAGGAGATCCAGTTAGGTTGGGCCCAACGCCTTATAGCAGATTAGTAATTGACGGAGTAGTAATTAATGCCGACGATTCCAGAAAAGAGGTTTTAATAGACGTTAAGAGAATGATAAGCGTTCCAAAGGAAAAAGTGAAGAATATTATTGGAAGGAGGCTTATAACACTTAAGCCTGACATGACGTTAAAAGAGGCTTCAATGATATTATATAAAGAGGGCATTAGAGGCGCTCCCGTCTTAGGAGAAGGAGAGAAAGTCCTGGGAATTATAACTACTGCAGATATTATTAAGGCATTCTTTGAAGGTAAATACGATGCAAAAGTTTCAGATTACATGAAGACTGATGTTATAACAATCAGAGAAGAAGAGGACGTTTTAGAGGCAATTAGGAAAATGGTAATATATAATGTTGGTAGATTACTTGTAGTTGATTCAATGCAGAGAGTTATAGGAATTGTAACTAGGACTGATATTCTAAAGTCTATAGCAGGATTAGAATTACTATGGGGAGTATAG